The proteins below come from a single Ictalurus punctatus breed USDA103 chromosome 24, Coco_2.0, whole genome shotgun sequence genomic window:
- the si:ch211-165g14.1 gene encoding transcription factor 20, with amino-acid sequence MDPLSRLNVTRLQDPLPTPLDLTKQISEALDLVRKKRSRSDHASGTDGIRSPRSEFGYESTCVPLNASLPNGLAHQPAKTLMIATGNVQTDDVTVKETEWQHRTGGGKNERKGAPPSRLRSWLPTVEILSSECSGSVHVESISSDDSGVIENSSPNLIEWDVIQDSDSVESRNIPSTSEAENTDFFKPTQNGSTSSSSSSQERAPATKENQRNQQRASSSAGKKATASAAKRRRKKKKRSGLSSSSSAFPSHEPEIKLKYASCKEGKRESRGKSFAPYVRMEFSACTVVNFEEDGDFQARKPRQPVTSPGIVPTTSCFQLGRLGSEGKRQTGEMCCLCGRMANATGLGDLHGPYHLHGPDRKTSADLLINRHEDASAKKNRTSVEVGERWVHEDCSIWSAGVFLVKGRLYGLEEAVRIAQQAVCSCCHRCGATLGCFFKGCPNKYHFPCALQAECVFNEENFTLRCPKHKSKSGLGVSRLQNR; translated from the exons ATGGATCCTCTGAGCCGGCTGAACGTCACGCGTCTTCAGGATCCGCTTCCCACGCCTCTGGATCTCACCAAGCAGATCTCCGAGGCTCTGGATCTGGTGCGGAAGAAGCGGAGCCGGAGCGACCACGCCTCAGGGACCGACGGTATCCGTTCTCCTCGCTCGGAGTTCGGGTACGAGTCCACATGTGTGCCTTTAAACGCCTCCCTGCCAAACGGGCTCGCCCACCAACCTGCGAAGACTCTGATGATCGCTACGGGAAACGTCCAGACTGATGACGTGACTGTAAAAGAAACCGAGTGGCAGCACAGGacgggagggggaaaaaacgaaAGGAAGGGCGCTCCTCCATCACGATTACGTTCCTGGTTACCCACTGTCGAAATCCTGTCGTCGGAGTGTTCCGGATCCGTACATGTGGAGAGCATTTCCAGCGATGACAGCGGTGTGATCGAAAATTCTTCTCCGAACCTGATAGAATGGGACGTGATCCAGGATAGCGACTCGGTGGAATCCAGAAACATACCGTCTACCTCAGAGGCGGAAAATACAGACTTCTTTAAGCCGACACAGAATGGATCAACGTCATCGTCATCGTCGAGCCAGGAGAGGGCGCCAGCGACTAAGGAAAATCAGAGAAACCAACAGCGCGCCAGTTCTTCAGCAGGCAAGAAAGCAACAGCGAGTGCGgcgaagaggaggaggaagaagaagaagcgctCCGGTTTATCCTCCTCGTCGTCTGCGTTTCCTTCCCACGAACCCGAGATCAAGCTGAAGTACGCGAGCTGCAAGGAGGGGAAGCGAGAAAGCAGAGGGAAATCCTTCGCACCATACGTCCGCATGGAGTTCTCTGCCTGCACCGTCGTCAACTTCGAGGAAGACGGCGACTTCCAGGCGAGGAAGCCCCGACAGCCCGTGACGTCCCCCGGGATCGTCCCCACCACGTCGTGTTTCCAGCTGGGACGCCTCGGGTCAGAGGGCAAGCGGCAGACCGGCGAGATGTGCTGCCTGTGCGGCCGGATGGCCAACGCCACAGGTTTGGGCGACCTGCATGGACCGTACCATCTCCACGGACCCGACAGGAAGACGTCTGCGGATCTCCTGATAAACAGACACGAAGATGCCAGCGCAAAGAAGAATCGGACGTCAGTTGAGGTCGGAGAACGCTGGGTTCACGAGGACTGCAGTATCTGGTCGGCAGGCGTTTTCCTCGTTAAAGGAAGGCTGTACGGACTGGAGGAGGCGGTCAGGATCGCGCAACAAGCC GTCTGCTCGTGTTGCCACAGATGTGGTGCCACGCTGGGATGCTTCTTCAAAGGCTGCCCGAATAAATACCACTTCCCCTGCGCTCTCCAGGCTG aatgtgTGTTTAATGAGGAAAACTTCACTCTGAGATGTCCGAAGCACAAg AGTAAATCAGGACTCGGCGTGAGCAGACTGCAGAACAG GTGA